AATCTGGTTGGTTGTGATGTATtgtactacttttttttttttttttttaaagtacttGGGGCTGAAACCATTCTTACaaattcagtgtgaatggatggggctaaacagacaaaaaaaaaaaaatttatttcaaaaaagtgtTATGGGTTCTTTAAAATTGCAAActtcaatatatattttttttatctccttctcCTTCCTCATACATTCATGACTAGTTTAACTATGTTTTTATGAAAGACCAGCTTAATTGCAGTATTTTACAAACAGACTAGTCACCATATCCAGAACTGTTGGTGGAGCAACTGCGTTTCAGTGCAGTTTGGCTTTTTAATTGGAATTGAATTTTCTTTGGCTCAAAATTAACAGCTGTCATTCACTGAAATACACTTTCATTAATGCTGTCCATTTTATGCAAACCAGTTACCTGGAAACAACAGTTTATTTGATTTAAGATGAGAGGGGGTGGTGTTTTCACCCTGTCAACTGGTGCACAGAAATGTCATCAAAATATTTGACAGGCAGGTCTAAAGTcattaaaaatcttttaaatgatGCATAAAATGAGGAATTCatgctgaaaacaaaaaaaaactaattaggtaaaaaaaaaaaggctgttttggtCAACTTTGAGTCAAACCTGCAAAAATAAGGAGACAGATAACAGCTCTTACCCAGTGTCATGGCTCCAACCACAAAACCCTGTGCTCTAACACGCATGTGAATCAGATGGATGGACATTTTGGTGTCACCTCTGGCTTTCAGCTTATACAGTCCATACGCAACAACTCCGAGGAACCCGGCCATGCCTGCAGAACATTCAGGATACTTATGAACCAAAAGGCCCTGGATTTACGCTGGAAACAGAAAAGAACCTACAGAACAAGATCATCGCTTTTCTGTTTGCAGGTTTTAACTAGATAAGAGTACAAACTAAAAGtactacactcctaaaaaaagatggttcttaaagagttctttagtaaagacagaaccatgaacattcaaagaaccatttgcatgcttaaagagttccttgcattgtgaaatggttcttcagatcgatggagagtgtgttgtatatggttctatatagcaccgaaaatGTTCTATTGTATTCTCTTGTTACAGGCTTGATATTTTAACAACAGtggagcccttttcaaaaaggttctacacagaatgacctacagcacatttttcatcaatctgaagagccatttcaggacgcaaagaaccctttaattatagaaaatggttctttgagtattaatgggtctatatagagccattttctttactaagaaaaacccttaaagaaccctctcttttaagagtgtacgaAGTTAGACTAAATGGCCAAACAGGTTCTAGCTTTTAagctgaaaaaggaaaaacgtATGCTGAATTTTAATGTACCTTCACACGTTTAAGTACGAAAGTAAATCAGAAACTTTTCCTGGTACCAGAGCTAGAAAGGTAGCACAAAGTCCAAAGCCTTTTGGAAGCAGATTTGTTGTAGATTAGATTACAGCTGTATATAAAGAGTCTCTGATATTAAACTCTAAAGTAAATTCACTGCATTGCAGTTCCACACCCACCAGTGTTTTACTGCAGTACCAAAGAACATATAAAGCTTTAATCAGTACAGACAGAAAGGTGTGCATCAGTTACACTGACGACGACGACTTCATACTGCATAAACAGATATTTTTCTGATGTCACAGTaagaatcactgctttctttaaTAATTAAATACCATACAAAATTCTTACAACCTCTGTCCTGTTGTTTTAGCCCATATCACTAACCAGTACCTGCTTTTCTGGTTTATTTTTCCACCAGATTTTTTCTAAATTATCTGCATCattaaacggttaagatgtaaacagtcattcagagtggtgggGTGTGATACGCCATGTTATAGAGAAACGTACTGAGTCacaattgttcatagtggtggcgaaaggaaccagatgtccatctctaaaagctccctcacagaaagttattacatgaaatgagaGATTGTTTTATGATACTTTTGAAGACTTAaaatccatttatggtggagggaaacgtgtgaggcaaaacagtccccaaagaaaacttatttccagattttccactattttccccaAAATCaacattctatataaaactaagacaatgtgtaggttcactggtggttttggatagtggataaaatgttgtagtcatggtgacacctggtccctatcaccaccactgttaagaaatctgaaccatgtcactccaaactactctgaatcactcagtttcaattcagtgtaatttagacagttattttacccaaaataattatctagtactttTCAGTTTGTATCTCACCCTTAACCTCTTAAGACCTTAAAGAACTGTATAAGAAAGTGTTAATAGAGGGGCTACATTCTTTTCTTGGCTGTTATCTACACACagaaaaagagggttcttcaagggttttagtaaagaaagtagTTTTATATGGAAACATGAACACTTTGCTTGATTAATTGGGCCTTTTATggcatgaaagggttcttcagattgataagattatttgttttatatggttctgtatagcacctatatagcaaagggttcttctactgttacagacatcattttcaaaaagtttctatatagaaccatttatagcTCCTTCtacaccaatctgaagaaccattaacAATACAAAGATctctttaatcatgccaagggttctttgagtgttcatgattccaaatagagccattttctttactaaagaaccatcattttaagtgtttaGGTAACAGTTCAGATTTAATAAGAGAGACGTTCATCATTAAAAGCACAGCCATAGAGCTGTTTCTGTTGTACACAGTGAGTCAAATGGGTGGATTACAGCTGATACTGAATGACTGTAAAATGTGCTGCAGTCTGTTACGTTCTGGTACACAGTCTACCTGAAATAGTCACTCTATGTGACGGAGTTGATAGACAGACTTTTCAGGTTCTGTATCAGGGCGGAAAAGTCTGAACGAGGCTACACGTTTCAAAACATTCAGAATGTTTTCTCACATTTCAGGGGACACGCACTAGCTACTGATCTGGGAGGGGCCATATTCACAAACGAAAATCTGCTCTGAGTAAAACCATTCCACTCCACTAACACACTCGGGTACTGACCATCAATTGGCCACCAGATGTCACGATTCAAACTATTAGAAAAAGTCTTTTTCTGAATTGTCTCATTTGCTTCAATTTCTTCAAAGCCCTTTAATGCCATCACAATCCTAAAGCACAGCACTGTAGTTTTCACAGTTACAtagcaaatacatttttatacgCACCAACTGGCACAAACGGCGACTCTTTCGCTTTCCGCATCAACTTCGAGGACTGCTCCTCATCGGCTGACCACCTTCTGTCGGCACACATGTTGCTCTGTTATCTGTAGGGAAGAACGTGGGGATCATAATTG
This genomic interval from Pygocentrus nattereri isolate fPygNat1 chromosome 21, fPygNat1.pri, whole genome shotgun sequence contains the following:
- the LOC108424642 gene encoding HIG1 domain family member 1A, mitochondrial-like, translating into MCADRRWSADEEQSSKLMRKAKESPFVPVGMAGFLGVVAYGLYKLKARGDTKMSIHLIHMRVRAQGFVVGAMTLGVIYSMYKEYLAPRDPEEK